One region of Jonesiaceae bacterium BS-20 genomic DNA includes:
- a CDS encoding FliH/SctL family protein, translating to MSTFPKAFAALPFKVLADERVSAAQDEARALGFSAGYAAGARVAAQELDQQRADLMHEHLQRQAQDREYLNQAIASFAQAAEAARSRELPMLDEARSTLCTLALELARAVVGTTDRQDSSVAGVSSGALGALLRAVAASGQTAALSIAMAPEQAQQINQHWDQVVTVLGDAVVSVVPDASIHAGGAVATYPNGHVDATLETAFSRAKLALENALQLAHLQPAVAP from the coding sequence ATGAGTACGTTTCCTAAAGCATTTGCCGCCTTGCCGTTCAAGGTCCTTGCTGACGAGCGAGTTTCTGCCGCCCAGGATGAGGCCCGCGCACTCGGATTCAGTGCCGGGTATGCGGCGGGAGCGCGGGTTGCTGCCCAGGAGTTGGACCAGCAGCGGGCGGATCTCATGCATGAACATTTGCAGCGTCAAGCCCAGGACCGCGAGTACCTGAACCAGGCTATTGCGTCGTTTGCGCAAGCAGCTGAGGCGGCCCGGTCCAGGGAACTTCCGATGCTCGATGAAGCCCGCAGCACCCTGTGCACGTTGGCCCTTGAGCTAGCCCGGGCAGTGGTGGGAACGACTGACCGGCAGGATAGTTCCGTTGCCGGGGTTTCCAGCGGCGCACTCGGTGCACTGCTGCGTGCGGTTGCGGCGAGCGGCCAGACGGCTGCCTTATCTATTGCGATGGCACCCGAGCAGGCTCAACAGATCAACCAACACTGGGACCAGGTGGTAACGGTCCTTGGAGACGCGGTGGTCAGCGTGGTACCGGATGCGAGCATCCATGCGGGCGGTGCCGTTGCCACCTATCCGAACGGGCACGTGGACGCCACCTTGGAAACGGCGTTCAGCCGCGCGAAACTGGCGCTTGAAAACGCCCTGCAACTGGCCCACCTACAACCTGCGGTGGCACCGTGA
- a CDS encoding flagellar hook capping FlgD N-terminal domain-containing protein, which produces MPLDVNAVSGAGLYTNSGGVPEAKKEMDSETFMKLLLAQLRFQDPSTPMSTNEMMAQTTQLATMEQLTNIATTVTEGFALAMRDTAANLVGKTVTYQLADGEFVTGQVQSVRYDGAVPSVNVDGTDIPLDAVLAVLGAAPSTTPDEEAPHPDDPDATDPAPDNSLPENPEADAA; this is translated from the coding sequence ATGCCACTTGATGTAAATGCAGTAAGCGGAGCCGGGCTCTACACCAATAGCGGTGGAGTGCCAGAGGCCAAGAAGGAAATGGACTCCGAGACGTTTATGAAGCTCTTGCTAGCCCAACTTCGGTTCCAAGACCCCAGCACGCCCATGTCCACCAATGAAATGATGGCGCAAACCACCCAACTTGCGACGATGGAACAGTTGACCAACATCGCAACCACGGTCACCGAGGGGTTTGCCCTTGCCATGCGTGACACGGCAGCCAACCTCGTTGGGAAAACCGTCACCTACCAATTAGCCGATGGCGAGTTTGTGACCGGTCAGGTCCAATCCGTGCGGTATGACGGTGCCGTGCCATCGGTCAACGTCGATGGCACCGATATTCCATTGGACGCTGTGCTTGCCGTCCTCGGTGCTGCCCCAAGCACCACCCCGGATGAAGAAGCGCCGCACCCTGACGACCCTGACGCAACCGACCCTGCGCCAGATAATTCTTTGCCTGAAAACCCAGAAGCAGATGCGGCGTAA
- a CDS encoding C40 family peptidase: MSFDLAIARVSEIRDHIATLTAQATAAPSAQHSRTGNVPMGGPIEGQGHGTTEQVNGGGSRGWSGIQPNTTLNFGDLLTKELSRVLGATSLDRSRAEQPGVVNPPAHVGQGEAVSGQSASAAGDRVVAEAKRWIGVPYKWGGNTRAGVDCSGLTKNVFAKYGVDLHRVARQQMTQGTEVPSLDQARPGDLIVFKNGKHIGIYAGNGQMIDAPRPGKNVQLRDVYETPTTIRRVL; encoded by the coding sequence GTGAGCTTTGATCTTGCTATCGCTCGAGTCAGTGAAATCCGAGACCACATTGCGACCCTGACCGCACAGGCGACGGCAGCGCCGTCCGCCCAGCATTCCAGAACCGGCAACGTCCCCATGGGTGGCCCCATCGAGGGACAAGGGCATGGAACAACCGAGCAAGTAAACGGTGGTGGGAGCCGGGGATGGTCCGGCATACAACCGAACACCACTTTGAACTTTGGCGATCTGCTGACCAAGGAACTTTCGAGGGTACTAGGCGCAACGAGTTTGGATCGCAGCCGTGCAGAGCAACCGGGCGTGGTAAACCCACCAGCCCACGTTGGGCAAGGTGAAGCGGTTTCTGGGCAATCCGCAAGTGCGGCCGGAGACCGGGTGGTCGCCGAGGCAAAGAGATGGATTGGGGTGCCCTATAAATGGGGCGGCAACACCCGTGCCGGAGTCGACTGCTCAGGGCTGACCAAGAACGTGTTTGCAAAATACGGTGTTGACTTGCACCGGGTTGCCCGCCAGCAAATGACACAGGGGACCGAGGTGCCCAGCCTCGACCAGGCCCGCCCCGGGGACCTGATTGTGTTCAAGAACGGTAAGCACATAGGGATCTATGCGGGTAACGGCCAAATGATCGATGCCCCACGCCCCGGCAAGAACGTGCAACTGCGTGACGTCTATGAAACCCCAACGACCATTAGGAGAGTGCTGTGA
- the flgF gene encoding flagellar basal-body rod protein FlgF — translation MLRSLFSGISGMRAHQTMLDVTGNNIANVNTTGFKASQTQFTDTLSQVLNATGAPGRGAGGTNPAQVGLGVQVAAVTTNFSTGARQTTGRSTDMMISGDGFFVVQKGGQQAYTRAGSFDFDANGNLVSPDGSFVMGWGAQNGVVNPNSILAPLKLPTTTLSGAAATGKITFDGNLPSDAEAATELTRDVEVYDNLGAARTVTLTFTKVDTPEGDPAQWEVTAKDPKTGATTTQTLAFDGDGRLTSGGNLNLGNMDIDLSTLTGFADLNTMAVASRDGQAAGVLESFSITADGTILGAFSNGRKEEIGRIALANFDNASGLEKLGGSMYGASVNSGDPQIGGAGEGGRGDLVGNALEMSNVDLSQEFTNLIVAQRGFQANSRIITTSDEVLQELVNLKR, via the coding sequence ATGCTACGTTCGTTGTTCTCCGGAATTTCCGGAATGCGCGCCCACCAAACCATGCTCGACGTGACGGGTAATAACATTGCCAACGTCAACACCACCGGATTCAAGGCCTCTCAAACCCAGTTCACGGACACCTTGAGCCAGGTACTCAATGCCACCGGTGCCCCTGGCCGTGGCGCTGGTGGAACCAACCCCGCACAAGTTGGTCTGGGAGTCCAGGTTGCCGCCGTGACCACCAACTTCTCCACGGGAGCGCGCCAAACCACCGGCCGCTCAACCGACATGATGATCTCCGGTGACGGTTTCTTCGTTGTACAAAAGGGCGGTCAGCAGGCCTACACCCGGGCGGGCTCATTCGACTTCGATGCCAACGGCAACCTAGTTTCCCCGGACGGCAGCTTTGTCATGGGCTGGGGCGCACAAAATGGGGTGGTCAACCCGAACTCAATCTTGGCGCCACTTAAGCTGCCAACCACCACGCTCTCCGGTGCGGCAGCCACGGGTAAGATCACGTTCGACGGCAACCTGCCATCTGACGCCGAAGCGGCTACGGAACTGACCCGCGATGTTGAAGTGTATGACAACCTGGGTGCGGCCCGCACCGTCACGCTGACCTTCACCAAGGTCGACACCCCCGAGGGTGACCCAGCGCAGTGGGAGGTAACAGCGAAAGATCCAAAAACTGGTGCGACCACAACCCAGACCCTCGCATTCGATGGGGACGGGCGCCTCACATCCGGGGGAAACCTCAACCTTGGCAACATGGACATTGACCTAAGTACGCTCACTGGGTTTGCCGACCTCAACACCATGGCGGTGGCCAGCCGCGACGGTCAGGCGGCCGGTGTGCTTGAGTCCTTCTCAATCACGGCAGACGGAACCATCTTGGGTGCGTTCTCCAACGGACGTAAGGAAGAAATTGGCCGGATCGCGTTGGCCAACTTTGACAACGCAAGCGGTTTAGAAAAGCTTGGTGGTTCCATGTATGGGGCTTCGGTCAACTCGGGAGATCCACAGATCGGTGGTGCCGGTGAGGGTGGGCGCGGCGACCTCGTGGGCAATGCCCTTGAAATGTCTAACGTGGACTTGTCTCAAGAATTTACCAACCTGATTGTGGCCCAGCGCGGGTTCCAAGCGAACTCACGCATCATCACCACATCTGACGAGGTCCTCCAGGAACTGGTCAACCTCAAGCGTTAA
- a CDS encoding motility protein A: MDPASIVGLLVAVGAILLAIFLEGSSPMSILIPAPMILVFVATFGITLAGGTLRDCVAAFKAVPGAFTGKPKSAAHSVDMIVSLAEQARRDGLLALEESSREIDNEFLRDGLRAAIDGADPDDLRELLEDKIDTKRASDKIAYGFFNDMGGYAPTIGIVGTVISLVHVLENLADPAELGHMIAAAFVATLWGIASANVIWFPIANRLKRLSNLECEEMEIILEGLLAVQSGASPRAVNERLRSLITDSSRSTASGDKAAA, encoded by the coding sequence ATGGATCCGGCAAGCATCGTTGGTCTGTTGGTTGCGGTTGGCGCAATCCTTTTAGCCATTTTCCTTGAGGGCTCCAGCCCCATGTCCATCCTGATCCCAGCTCCAATGATTCTGGTCTTTGTGGCCACTTTTGGGATCACCCTTGCGGGTGGGACACTGCGTGATTGTGTCGCCGCGTTCAAGGCTGTTCCTGGTGCGTTCACCGGTAAACCCAAGAGTGCAGCGCACTCGGTGGACATGATTGTGAGCTTGGCTGAGCAGGCCCGGCGTGATGGGCTCTTGGCTCTTGAGGAGTCCAGCCGAGAGATCGACAACGAGTTTTTGCGTGACGGCTTGCGTGCCGCTATCGATGGCGCTGACCCTGATGATCTGCGTGAGCTGCTCGAGGACAAGATTGATACCAAGCGCGCGTCAGACAAGATTGCGTATGGATTTTTCAATGATATGGGCGGATACGCACCCACCATTGGCATTGTGGGCACCGTGATTTCGCTTGTGCACGTGCTCGAAAACCTTGCGGACCCCGCCGAACTTGGGCATATGATTGCCGCCGCGTTTGTGGCAACCCTTTGGGGTATTGCCTCGGCGAACGTCATTTGGTTTCCAATCGCAAACCGACTCAAGCGTCTGTCCAACCTCGAATGTGAGGAGATGGAGATCATCTTGGAGGGCTTGTTAGCCGTGCAATCGGGTGCGAGTCCTCGTGCGGTCAATGAGCGGTTGCGCTCTTTGATTACCGACTCCTCACGGAGTACAGCTTCCGGGGACAAGGCGGCGGCGTGA
- a CDS encoding FliI/YscN family ATPase, with amino-acid sequence MWASVKAAAAPFPEGQVLRVVGLSVDVAGLSCAVGDVLSVAHHGTEHGLLEVVAVADAVARCMPLTPITGLKQGLAVRSTGGPLQVPSGPGLLGRVLDGLGRPMDGLGPLAQTSWAPFGTGIPHALTRRRVSDTMSVGVRTLDTLTTMGKGQRMGLFAGSGVGKSTLLSMVARGTEAPVSVIALVGERGREVREFLEDDLGSQGLARSVVVVATSDQPALARKQAAFVATAIAQGFRDSGTDVLLMMDSLTRVAMAQREIGLSVGEPPATRGYPPSTFAVLADLLERAGGGEHGSVTGIYTVLVDGDDHNEPIADAARSILDGHVVLARKLAVRGHYPAIDALGSISRVASKVLASQERTDATALRAYLAAKAQVADLLEVGAYVKGTNPLADAAIALAPQIDGFLRQATSEHTTMAEAFAQLHRLVGQLDQISGGQR; translated from the coding sequence ATTTGGGCGTCGGTCAAGGCCGCCGCTGCTCCCTTTCCTGAGGGCCAGGTCCTGCGGGTCGTTGGCCTCTCGGTCGACGTGGCCGGGCTCAGCTGCGCGGTTGGCGATGTCCTGAGCGTTGCACACCACGGCACCGAACATGGCCTACTTGAGGTCGTTGCCGTTGCCGATGCGGTAGCCAGGTGCATGCCTCTGACGCCGATTACGGGCTTGAAACAAGGTTTGGCGGTCCGCTCGACGGGCGGTCCGCTGCAAGTCCCCTCCGGTCCCGGCCTCTTGGGTCGGGTCCTGGATGGCCTGGGGCGTCCCATGGACGGTTTGGGTCCCCTAGCCCAAACCTCCTGGGCCCCCTTTGGAACAGGAATTCCCCATGCGCTGACCCGGCGCAGGGTCAGCGACACCATGTCCGTTGGGGTGCGCACGCTTGATACGTTGACCACCATGGGCAAGGGGCAGCGTATGGGCCTGTTTGCCGGGTCTGGCGTGGGAAAGTCGACGCTCTTGTCTATGGTTGCGCGCGGCACCGAGGCGCCCGTGAGCGTGATTGCTCTGGTTGGGGAGCGCGGCCGTGAGGTCCGTGAATTCCTCGAAGATGATTTGGGATCTCAGGGTTTGGCTCGTTCCGTGGTGGTCGTTGCAACGTCCGACCAACCGGCTTTGGCCCGCAAACAGGCCGCGTTTGTGGCTACCGCGATCGCCCAGGGGTTCCGTGATAGCGGCACCGATGTGCTGCTCATGATGGATTCGTTGACGCGGGTGGCCATGGCACAGCGTGAGATTGGGCTCTCAGTTGGGGAGCCACCGGCTACGCGTGGGTACCCGCCGTCTACGTTTGCGGTTCTTGCGGATCTGCTGGAGCGCGCGGGCGGTGGCGAGCACGGCTCGGTCACCGGTATCTATACCGTTCTGGTGGACGGCGATGATCACAATGAGCCAATCGCTGATGCGGCCCGGTCCATTCTTGACGGCCACGTAGTTTTGGCCCGCAAACTTGCGGTGCGCGGACACTATCCAGCTATTGACGCGCTCGGTTCGATTTCCCGGGTGGCCAGCAAGGTGTTGGCGAGTCAGGAACGAACCGACGCGACCGCGCTGCGCGCGTATTTAGCAGCAAAGGCCCAGGTTGCAGACCTGCTTGAGGTGGGGGCGTACGTCAAGGGCACAAACCCTCTTGCCGATGCCGCAATCGCGTTGGCACCGCAGATAGACGGTTTCTTGCGGCAAGCAACGTCCGAACACACAACAATGGCCGAGGCGTTTGCGCAGTTGCACCGGTTGGTTGGCCAACTCGATCAGATCAGTGGAGGACAGCGGTGA
- a CDS encoding flagellar hook-length control protein FliK encodes MIQNLMARGPLPGQGLASNRATGRPPDAPNFEDSLSSAQTHLDRAQTEPGAQDGAQGVTDLGGGRVQDGQEHQAPPEGEPVPAFALAGSVSNSPDQPAQQPVPPELARDSAHHQGITELAGGVTPSTDQTGTNQFGADQLDTDQTGAQASAASNGVTANEMPAGPGTSRTGFGAAEVRGAAIGRAPNITGQPTGQVPAQTTAFQNLTTGELAAGQNLGAHQESDGAVPAPGGSALTPTGGDVAGSPVTGGSLAQGNLTGQDTGVLQTDPSGPRTVGAEAVGAPEPQSGVTGPRHANQTAHVNQGAPPPLAQQVRGPIGQLRTAAAGDHVFSIRITPENLGPVQVRAHIGGDGIRVELVGASDAVRDQLRTMLSDLRRDLQSTGMTAQLSVSNSDAPAHDKLPGHGFKDQPDREHNPNAQQSRADRTDLGPGALTIQADSGAPQSPNYTASGVDILA; translated from the coding sequence GTGATCCAAAACCTGATGGCCCGCGGGCCGCTGCCCGGTCAAGGTTTGGCTTCCAACCGCGCGACAGGAAGGCCCCCCGACGCCCCCAACTTTGAAGACTCACTTAGCAGTGCACAGACTCATCTTGACCGGGCCCAGACCGAACCGGGCGCCCAGGATGGCGCCCAGGGTGTAACGGATTTGGGTGGTGGACGAGTTCAGGACGGGCAAGAACACCAGGCCCCACCGGAGGGTGAACCGGTTCCGGCGTTTGCGCTGGCAGGTTCGGTTTCCAACTCCCCAGATCAGCCCGCCCAGCAACCGGTTCCACCCGAGCTTGCGCGCGACAGCGCGCACCACCAAGGTATAACCGAGCTGGCTGGCGGCGTGACGCCAAGTACAGACCAAACCGGTACTAACCAGTTCGGTGCTGACCAATTGGATACTGACCAAACCGGGGCACAGGCATCGGCCGCGAGCAACGGGGTAACCGCCAACGAAATGCCGGCCGGACCAGGCACATCCAGAACAGGTTTTGGCGCGGCTGAGGTAAGGGGCGCGGCAATTGGCCGCGCACCTAACATAACGGGTCAACCTACCGGGCAAGTACCGGCGCAAACCACGGCGTTCCAAAACCTCACCACGGGGGAACTTGCCGCGGGACAGAATCTTGGCGCGCACCAGGAATCTGACGGCGCAGTGCCCGCTCCCGGTGGCTCAGCGCTCACCCCAACTGGCGGTGATGTGGCCGGTAGCCCCGTAACCGGGGGGTCTTTGGCCCAAGGCAATCTGACCGGTCAAGACACGGGCGTGCTTCAGACAGACCCGAGTGGCCCCCGCACGGTGGGCGCGGAGGCTGTTGGCGCACCGGAGCCACAATCCGGGGTCACTGGGCCGCGTCACGCTAACCAAACCGCACACGTCAATCAGGGGGCCCCGCCCCCACTTGCCCAGCAGGTACGCGGGCCGATTGGCCAATTGCGTACCGCAGCGGCGGGCGACCACGTATTTTCTATTCGCATCACCCCAGAAAACCTAGGACCGGTCCAAGTGCGCGCCCACATTGGCGGCGACGGTATCCGGGTGGAACTCGTTGGGGCAAGCGATGCTGTGCGCGACCAGTTGCGCACCATGCTCTCAGACCTGCGCAGGGACCTGCAGTCCACGGGCATGACCGCACAGTTGAGCGTTTCCAACTCAGACGCCCCCGCCCATGACAAACTGCCCGGCCACGGATTCAAAGACCAACCGGACCGCGAGCACAACCCAAATGCTCAACAAAGTCGCGCTGACCGCACAGATTTAGGACCCGGCGCACTGACCATCCAAGCCGATTCCGGCGCACCACAATCACCGAACTACACCGCATCCGGTGTGGACATCTTGGCTTAG
- a CDS encoding flagellar FlbD family protein, translating to MIVVSKLSKEKFAVNPDLIQRIDSSPDTILTLVDGTKYIVRESMAQVIDLIDAHRVMIISRSQNFDQPQDPGTSGRLSLIHTED from the coding sequence GTGATTGTTGTTAGCAAGCTGAGCAAAGAGAAATTTGCTGTCAACCCGGATCTGATCCAACGTATTGACAGCTCCCCGGACACCATTTTGACCCTGGTTGATGGCACCAAGTACATCGTGCGTGAGTCAATGGCACAGGTTATTGACCTCATTGACGCCCACCGGGTCATGATCATCTCCCGCTCTCAGAACTTCGACCAGCCCCAAGACCCGGGCACTTCTGGCCGTCTTTCCCTGATTCACACAGAGGACTAA